From a region of the Balaenoptera ricei isolate mBalRic1 chromosome 11, mBalRic1.hap2, whole genome shotgun sequence genome:
- the C11H6orf132 gene encoding uncharacterized protein C6orf132 homolog isoform X4 produces the protein MKKNQTVQGTFSKLFGKKHANPPATSLYATNPPWIFTQEAPEEGTRHFDGIYYGDNRFDTVSESGTATLKARPRVRPLLTFLPLDAQENHGLAVPTPSVPDSFADKQMTGTSKLINGNLRLYSSVGDLRPRHYGQDLLIPPPPPGPAPAPPSDTPQPQEEPSPPPPPSTAPPPPPLLLLEPPSPPSVAPPLPPVMGALSAAPPLPSPSTPTPPDFIPPAPPPPLLPAPAPPAPVSPHTPGTHPFPAVGVTKWKSEVALSDGQPEAPRGSPPRSPAEPKGSLLGPEIHLTFPSSLKVPPPTPVRISSISSQEAQGALPEEGKATKKAPSRLPLPPSFHIRPASQVYPDRATEPDHPEEPRATAPASPRPSQSQAWTSEQAETPPPAPPLPPPPPPLPPPAPPLPPAAPPLPSAEKAAPPPAGVMKRPKSSSPAPKPKLDPPSPEDTASSESVDWRDPSQMAKLRNELSAYLCGSRREDRFASHRPGPIAASQGKESQKGPSLPEKEAPPSLPEKEAPPSLPEKEAPPSLPEKEAPPSLPEKEAPPSLPEKEAPPSVPEESPCSQPERKAATSLTLPPVDYIPQDLPTPSIWQIRNKLEAQLSSSAEKEAKPSRGSLPPKPQLEGGRIFENRADNGKFSKPVAKNLPPLSTTPLPTTPLQSKATPGPATPGPAIPPKATPEPATPGPAIPPKATPEPATPGSATPPKATPKPATPGSAIPPKATPEPATPGSAIPPKATPGRATPPKATPGPATPPKATPLPTTSSQLIAEKNLVPAGQWEKPEHQELAVPSKSEAEGRSSETSKPTQGALSSPALPPKISPGREEVPFLYKPHRSQNSPSRDVAVVMPTLSRGEAVGSGEPVEVKDPQGLPAKPPASAPPAEELLRHPVTGEVVEQGSAMALLLAARQRAQKGRSRGAALGQSSLPGSLRGHSQPRAGSDSIFYNDGQPNSFTVVPKVPKETEKDPQLTSPGQPKVTSQWKPQTRRDPEGMEPSRGYSWTKTEPQAPVAWERPAPSSLPRGRLLPKSSSSPPPSHRREEVEFNFEVIPPPPEFSNDPAPPPRALQYLGRRGSPPRNNFSDLGQLADAGPACGFSLFSASAGPSGAARGLDHFSGGGRSLIKKRLYVVGETHRSPRLPRGGTGRSPTSPNCFGPQPRGPFAAPGRPEMRRVNSTGRAPPAGLHVRKMSLEGAPRGEAKYKAPCGGGGGGGGNCGDCGCAPATRRSPHSNPHYGSSINTFTVRPGTRHPISYAYSGAHRKAPS, from the exons GATGCCCAGGAGAACCATGGACTGGCTGTGCCCACCCCCTCTGTCCCAGACAGCTTTGCAGACAAACAAATGACAG gCACCAGCAAGCTCATCAACGGCAACCTCCGATTATACAGCTCTGTGGGGGACCTAAGGCCCAGGCACTATGGCCAGGACTTGCTcatccccccgccacccccgggCCCAGCCCCGGCACCACCCTCAGACACTCCGCAGCCTCAAGAGGAgccctcaccaccacctccaccttccacagctcccccgcctcccccgctgctgctgctggaaccCCCGTCCCCGCCCAGCgtggccccacctctgcccccagtAATGGGGGCCCTATCCGCCGcacccccccttccctccccatccaCACCCACCCCTCCGGACTTcattccccctgccccacccccaccccttttgCCAGCCCCGGCTCCCCCAGCTCCAGTGTCTCCTCATACACCGGGGACTCACCCCTTCCCCGCTGTGGGTGTCACCAAGTGGAAATCAGAGGTAGCGCTGAGTGACGGGCAGCCAGAGGCCCCCAGAGGCAGCCCCCCCAGGAGCCCTGCTGAGCCCAAGGGGAGCCTCCTGGGACCAGAGATCCacctcaccttccccagctcgCTCAAGgtgcctcccccaaccccagtcaGGATTTCATCCATCTCCAGTCAGGAAGCACAAGGGGCTCTTCCTGAGGAAGGAAAGGCCACCAAGAAGGCCCCCAGTCGACTCCCACTGCCTCCCAGCTTCCACATCCGCCCCGCGTCCCAGGTCTACCCCGACAGGGCCACTGAGCCAGACCATCCCGAGGAGCCCAGGGCTACGGCACCAGCCAGTCCGAGGCCGAGCCAGTCCCAGGCCTGGACAAGTGAACAAGCCGAGactccacctccagcccctcccctgccccctcctccacccccactccctcccccagcaccccccctgcccccagctgcccctccttTGCCATCTGCTGAGAAGGCAGCCCCTCCACCGGCTGGGGTTATGAAAAGACCCAAGTCCAGCTCTCCTGCTCCCAAACCCAAACTTGACCCCCCCAGCCCGGAGGACACAGCCTCTTCAGAGTCCGTGGACTGGCGGGATCCCAGCCAGATGGCAAAGCTGCGGAACGAGCTGTCAGCCTATCTCTGTGGCTCCAGGAGAGAGGACCGGTTTGCCAGTCATAGACCAGGCCCAATTGCAGCCTCTCAGGGAAAGGAGAGCCAGAAGGGCCCCAGCCTGCCAGAGAAAGAGGCGCCCCCAAGCCTGCCAGAGAAAGAGGCGCCCCCAAGCCTGCCAGAGAAAGAGGCGCCCCCAAGCCTGCCAGAGAAAGAGGCGCCCCCAAGCCTGCCAGAGAAGGAGGCGCCCCCAAGCCTGCCAGAGAAGGAGGCACCCCCAAGTGTTCCTGAGGAGAGTCCTTGCAGCCAGCCAGAGAGGAAGGCTGCCACCAGCCTGACCCTCCCGCCTGTGGACTACATCCCCCAAGACTTGCCAACTCCTAGCATCTGGCAGATCCGGAATAAGTTGGAGGCCCAGCTTTCCTCATCAGCAGAGAAGGAAGCCAAGCCCAGCAGAGGGTCTCTGCCTCCCAAACCTCAGCTAGAAGGGGGAAGAATCTTTGAAAACAGGGCTGATAATGGCAAATTCTCCAAGCCCGTGGCCAAGAATCTGCCACCTCTATCCACCACCCCTCTGCCAACCACACCACTCCAGTCCAAGGCCACGCCTGGACCAGCCACACCTGGACCAGCCATACCACCCAAGGCCACACCTGAGCCAGCCACACCTGGACCAGCCATACCACCCAAGGCCACACCTGAGCCAGCCACACCTGGATCAGCCACACCACCCAAGGCCACACCTAAGCCAGCCACACCTGGATCAGCCATACCACCCAAGGCCACACCTGAGCCAGCCACACCTGGATCAGCCATACCACCCAAGGCCACACCTGGACGAGCCACACCACCCAAGGCCACACCTGGACCAGCCACACCACCCAAGGCCACACCTCTGCCCACCACATCATCCCAACTGATAGCAGAGAAGAACCTAGTCCCAGCTGGGCAGTGGGAGAAGCCAGAACATCAAGAACTTGCAGTGCCCTCCAAGTCAGAGGCAGAAGGGCGCTCCTCAGAGACCAGTAAGCCTACACAGGGAGCCCTCTCATCTCCAGCCCTCCCCCCAAAGATATCCCCTGGCCGAGAAGAGGTGCCATTTCTCTATAAGCCCCATCGCAGCCAGAACAGCCCCAGCAGAGATGTGGCCGTGGTGATGCCCACCCTGTCCAGAGGAGAGGCTGTAGGGTCAGGGGAGCCTGTGGAGGTGAAGGATCCCCAGGGGCTGCCAGCCAAGCCCCCTGCCTCAGCCCCGCCCGCTGAGGAACTCCTCAGGCATCCAGTGACAGGGGAGGTGGTGGAGCAGGGCTCCGCGATGGCTCTGCTCCTTGcagccaggcagagggcacagaagGGGAGGTCCAGAGGGGCTGCCCTGGGCCAGTCCTCCCTGCCAGGGAGTCTCCGTGGCCACAGCCAGCCCAGGGCAGGCTCTGACAGCATCTTCTACAACGACGGCCAGCCCAACTCCTTCACAGTGGTCCCCAAGGTAcccaaggagactgagaaggaccCCCAGCTAACCTCGCCAGGACAGCCCAAGGTAACCAGTCAGTGGAAGCCCCAGACCCGCAGAGACCCAGAGGGCATGGAGCCCAGCCGCGGGTACAGCTGGACAAAGACGGAGCCGCAGGCCCCCGTGGCCTGGGAAAGACCAGCGCCCTCCAGCCTCCCCCGGGGCCGCCTGCTGCCCAagtcctcctcttcccctcctccttcccacaggagggaggaggtggagttCAACTTTGAGGTCATCCCACCGCCGCCAGAATTCAGCAATGaccccgcgcccccgccccgcgccctgCAGTATCTGGGGCGCCGGGGCTCCCCTCCCCGGAACAACTTCTCAGACTTGGGGCAGCTCGCGGACGCGGGCCCCGCTTGCGGCTTCTCGCTCTTTTCCGCCAGTGCGGGCCCCTCCGGGGCCGCCAGGGGCCTGGACCATTTCTCGGGCGGGGGCCGTTCGCTTATCAAGAAGCGCCTGTACGTCGTCGGGGAGACCCACCGCAGCCCCAGGCTGCCCCGGGGCGGCACTGGCCGCAGCCCGACCTCCCCCAACTGCTTCGGGCCGCAGCCCAGAGGGCCCTTCGCAGCGCCCGGACGCCCGGAGATGCGGCGCGTCAACTCGACGGGTCGCGCGCCCCCCGCCGGCCTGCACGTGCGGAAGATGTCCCTGGAGGGCGCCCCCCGCGGAGAGGCCAAGTACAAAGCgccctgcggcggcggcggcggcggcggcggcaactGCGGCGACTGCGGCTGCGCCCCGGCTACCCGCAG GTCTCCCCACAGCAACCCCCACTATGGaagctccatcaacacattcaccGTGAGGCCCGGGACCCGGCATCCCATCTCCTATGCCTACTCGGGGGCCCATAGGAAGGCCCCATCCTGA